Proteins found in one Hyalangium minutum genomic segment:
- a CDS encoding serine/threonine-protein kinase, protein MNIGRYEVIRKLATGGMAEVFLAKVAGPFGFEKTLVVKRILPHLADEPAFVEMFLAEAKLVAQLNHPHIVQIFDFGEAEGAYFVAMEYIDGPNLRTLLKHARTRQPHLRPTLCAKMIAAACEGLAYAHDFHDPVTRRPLNLIHRDISPDNILLSRQGALKVADFGIAKATGHGPMTQEGVLKGKLPYMSPEHLRGKRLDRRADVYALGLVLYELLTCRKPFDVTTEAGLLRAIIEDPFIPAEERRPDLPEHLQQILDRALAKDRDERYPDCLSFQADLERFAASEGETLGSLHIARLITHLEADTAQPLPTPPPSFPTTRDFRSMEDPLTLPRDPTVSSRPHARAPGSLPQSTGVLDEATSFEQKMRSRGRIQVAASILAVLLFAGGGGYLLSHGRGAVPPRPATASDAGPDLADAGIAHAEAKHEPAPTQPLAPPVLQDAADAGAAATPPVLILDAGPAPFSPPKPAAPRPKSPLLTQQPTGKTVAGTGFVEFRVVPYATVLLDGQELGTTPFDRVEVSAGRHTVRLVNQTFPKTETRTIYVRPGEQVVVKHNFETQ, encoded by the coding sequence CGTGGAAATGTTCCTCGCCGAGGCCAAGCTCGTCGCCCAGCTCAACCATCCGCACATCGTCCAGATCTTTGATTTCGGAGAAGCCGAAGGCGCGTACTTCGTTGCAATGGAGTACATCGATGGTCCCAACCTGCGCACCCTTCTGAAGCACGCTCGCACGCGACAACCTCACCTGCGTCCCACGCTCTGCGCGAAGATGATCGCCGCAGCATGCGAGGGACTGGCTTATGCCCATGACTTCCATGATCCGGTGACGCGGCGCCCTCTGAACCTCATCCACCGCGACATCAGCCCCGACAACATCCTCCTGTCGCGCCAAGGCGCGCTCAAAGTGGCTGACTTCGGCATCGCCAAGGCCACCGGCCATGGGCCCATGACCCAGGAGGGAGTCCTCAAGGGCAAGCTGCCCTACATGTCGCCTGAGCATCTGCGGGGAAAAAGGCTCGATCGCAGAGCCGATGTTTACGCACTCGGGCTCGTGCTTTACGAACTCCTGACCTGTCGTAAGCCCTTTGATGTGACGACGGAGGCAGGTCTCCTGAGGGCAATCATTGAAGACCCCTTCATTCCCGCGGAGGAGAGACGGCCAGATCTCCCAGAGCACCTCCAGCAGATCCTAGATCGAGCCCTCGCGAAAGACCGAGATGAGCGCTACCCGGACTGCCTCTCATTTCAAGCAGACCTTGAGCGTTTCGCTGCCTCTGAAGGGGAGACTCTGGGATCACTCCATATCGCCCGCCTCATCACACATCTGGAAGCCGATACGGCTCAACCCCTGCCGACGCCCCCTCCTTCCTTCCCTACGACCCGAGACTTCAGGTCCATGGAGGATCCCCTCACGCTGCCACGAGATCCAACGGTCTCGAGCAGACCTCATGCGCGCGCTCCAGGTTCGCTCCCGCAATCCACAGGAGTGCTCGATGAGGCAACCTCGTTTGAGCAGAAGATGCGCTCACGCGGGCGAATCCAGGTGGCAGCATCCATCCTGGCCGTCTTGCTCTTCGCGGGTGGCGGTGGCTACCTGCTGTCGCACGGTAGAGGCGCTGTCCCTCCTCGGCCAGCAACTGCCTCCGATGCGGGCCCTGACCTCGCAGATGCCGGGATTGCCCACGCAGAAGCCAAGCATGAACCTGCCCCCACTCAGCCCTTGGCTCCTCCAGTTCTACAAGATGCTGCGGATGCAGGGGCCGCTGCGACGCCCCCAGTGCTGATACTGGATGCAGGGCCTGCGCCCTTTTCCCCTCCAAAACCTGCCGCTCCTCGCCCCAAGTCCCCCTTACTCACCCAGCAACCCACAGGTAAAACTGTCGCAGGCACCGGCTTCGTTGAGTTCCGCGTCGTCCCCTACGCGACTGTCTTGCTGGATGGACAAGAACTCGGGACCACGCCGTTCGATCGGGTCGAGGTCTCCGCAGGCCGCCATACTGTCCGTCTTGTCAACCAAACGTTCCCCAAGACCGAGACGCGCACCATCTACGTGAGACCAGGAGAGCAGGTTGTCGTTAAGCACAACTTCGAGACGCAGTGA
- a CDS encoding glycosyltransferase family 4 protein, which translates to MVRGRLHGIARYALELARRLPALAPDLDFHGLTAPEGLPTGLGALTPAIPLHRARASFLAPVWEQPALLADLVELSPDLFHATSFSLPGLWTGKLVATLHDANHLALPENYSPVHTLYYRIIVGPRARRAAALLTVSEFSREELARYLHLNPYRFQVIAAGVDSGFQPPTPVQARDFRQRHHLPERYLAAVGNTKAHKNLGLLAKLAPQLPVPIVLLAGKGAAQELGFPDTTVELAELPEEEMPLFYGAAHALLLPSRYEGFGLPVLEAMAAGCPVLSSNVSALPEVTGEAALLLPPEDVQAWTDATLRLLRDDRLHRTLVEKGLERAERYTWDACATRTLAVYRRVLEKSSSGR; encoded by the coding sequence ATGGTCCGCGGCCGGCTGCACGGGATCGCCCGCTATGCCCTGGAGCTGGCGCGACGGCTGCCCGCGCTCGCGCCGGACCTGGACTTCCACGGGCTCACGGCGCCTGAAGGCCTGCCCACCGGGTTGGGGGCCCTGACGCCCGCCATTCCCCTGCACCGCGCCCGCGCCAGCTTCCTCGCCCCCGTGTGGGAGCAACCGGCCCTGCTCGCGGATCTCGTGGAGCTCTCGCCGGATCTCTTCCACGCCACCTCGTTCTCGCTGCCTGGGCTGTGGACGGGGAAGCTCGTGGCCACGCTCCACGATGCCAACCACCTGGCGCTGCCGGAGAACTACAGCCCCGTCCACACGCTCTATTACCGGATCATCGTCGGCCCTCGCGCCCGCCGCGCCGCCGCGCTGCTCACCGTGTCCGAGTTCTCCCGCGAGGAGCTGGCCCGATACCTCCACCTGAACCCCTACCGGTTCCAGGTCATCGCTGCCGGCGTGGACTCGGGCTTCCAGCCACCCACTCCCGTCCAGGCCCGGGACTTCCGCCAGCGGCACCACCTGCCGGAGCGCTACCTCGCAGCGGTGGGCAACACGAAGGCCCACAAGAACCTCGGGCTGCTGGCGAAGCTCGCGCCGCAGTTGCCCGTTCCCATCGTGCTGCTCGCGGGCAAGGGGGCTGCCCAGGAGCTCGGATTCCCCGACACCACCGTGGAGCTGGCGGAACTGCCCGAGGAGGAGATGCCCCTCTTCTATGGCGCTGCGCACGCGTTGCTGCTGCCCTCCCGCTACGAGGGCTTCGGCCTGCCCGTGCTGGAGGCCATGGCGGCGGGCTGTCCCGTCCTCTCCTCGAATGTCTCGGCGCTCCCCGAGGTGACCGGCGAGGCGGCGCTGCTGCTGCCTCCGGAGGACGTGCAGGCGTGGACCGATGCAACCCTGCGCCTGCTGCGGGACGACCGGCTGCACCGGACTCTGGTCGAGAAGGGCCTCGAGCGAGCCGAGCGCTACACCTGGGACGCCTGCGCCACGCGCACCCTCGCCGTCTACCGGCGGGTCCTCGAGAAGTCCTCCTCGGGCCGGTGA